From one Deinococcus sp. QL22 genomic stretch:
- a CDS encoding glycosyl hydrolase 53 family protein, with translation MNTPFLGTGLLSAGFVRSACLGLTGVLTLALTACATEPSSTAPAAALTPQATLPSEWIKGIDVSEARGAEAAGVTFKDRAGAVKPALQIVKDHQYNWVRVRLMVDPDGTYGLLQDLPYVKAVMKDAKGRGLKVLLDLHYSHWWADPGNQWTPARWAGQDVNALSNSVYAYTKDVISQLRAQGTAPDMVQIGNEINGGLLWEAGRIGNMANFVKLSNAGATAVRDASGGNASMPPIMVHIAKTGDAAQTVAWYRTFVAAGGWVDAIGLSYYPMWHGDFANLSSTVSALRSNFSWAKVYLAETAFYWDTNQVGYSGLPYPQTQQGQSDYLKALTPAVRNAGGSGIFYWGAFWSQSARWLTAPGWTDDDASRRSLFDDQGRATLAVDGLN, from the coding sequence ATGAACACACCGTTCTTGGGCACGGGGCTCCTCAGCGCTGGGTTTGTTCGATCTGCCTGCCTCGGTCTGACGGGCGTGCTGACCCTGGCCCTCACCGCCTGCGCGACCGAACCGTCCAGCACTGCGCCCGCGGCCGCACTCACCCCGCAGGCCACCTTGCCCAGCGAATGGATCAAGGGGATCGACGTCTCGGAGGCGAGGGGCGCAGAAGCGGCGGGGGTGACCTTTAAAGACCGCGCCGGCGCGGTCAAGCCAGCCCTCCAGATCGTCAAGGATCACCAGTACAACTGGGTGCGGGTGCGGCTGATGGTGGATCCGGACGGCACCTACGGTCTGCTGCAAGACCTGCCTTACGTGAAGGCCGTCATGAAAGACGCCAAGGGGCGCGGCCTGAAGGTGCTGCTCGACCTGCACTATTCGCACTGGTGGGCCGATCCCGGCAACCAGTGGACTCCGGCACGCTGGGCCGGACAAGACGTGAATGCGCTCTCCAACTCCGTGTACGCCTACACCAAAGACGTCATCAGCCAACTCCGCGCTCAGGGCACCGCGCCCGACATGGTGCAGATCGGCAACGAGATCAACGGCGGCCTGCTCTGGGAAGCCGGACGAATCGGCAATATGGCCAACTTCGTCAAACTCAGCAATGCTGGGGCGACGGCGGTGCGGGACGCGAGCGGTGGCAACGCCAGCATGCCCCCGATCATGGTGCACATTGCCAAAACAGGCGACGCGGCCCAGACGGTGGCGTGGTACCGAACCTTTGTTGCGGCGGGCGGCTGGGTCGATGCCATCGGCCTGTCGTATTACCCCATGTGGCATGGTGACTTTGCCAATCTCAGCAGCACGGTGTCGGCCCTGCGCTCCAACTTTTCCTGGGCCAAAGTATATCTGGCCGAAACCGCTTTTTACTGGGACACCAACCAAGTCGGCTACAGCGGCCTGCCCTATCCCCAGACCCAACAAGGGCAGTCCGATTACCTCAAAGCCCTGACTCCAGCCGTCAGAAATGCGGGCGGCAGCGGCATTTTCTACTGGGGCGCGTTCTGGTCACAGAGTGCGCGCTGGCTGACGGCGCCCGGCTGGACCGACGACGACGCTTCCCGCCGCTCCCTGTTCGACGACCAAGGCCGCGCCACCCTTGCCGTAGACGGCCTGAACTGA